Below is a window of Ananas comosus cultivar F153 linkage group 9, ASM154086v1, whole genome shotgun sequence DNA.
TAGAAACATATCGCTGGAGGTTTTTCTGAAGTATCAAAATGCCCTAAAGTCCCTCAGGAAATAAGACATgcaatgaaaattgaattaaatcTTCAAAATAGCAAAAAGAAAGCAAGGCACGATCGAGAATTAATAGATAAACGAGCGGGGTGAAATTCCTACTGACCCATATGAAGGTTTAGGTGATGAATTAGATCCTGATATTAGAGCTGCGATGGAAGCATCTGCACAAGAAGATGGCAGCAAAATGAAGTCCAACGAACATAGAGCACAATTTGGACGCTCTCAGTTTGATGCTGGTGGTGGGTCTGGGTTGGCTCTGCACCATCTGGTTTAGCTCGAAGTGGTTTGTTAACCGAACGATAGCTCGATAATCTCTCTTATATGCCGCAGATGACTGTTGTCCATTATATCCACGATCCAGTTGCATATGCAAATTATCTCCGACAATACAATGACCTATATCGggaatatatgactttctcacaataccagcaatacttatatcaacattgtcatataaatcttgtatctgcaacTGACAGTATGCCATATGATCAAGCGCGACAATCTATgtggaattaagcagtcatctctatgtaaagatgtaaatttaaataattattatacttgtgaattttattattgtattttaatttttattctacatcaggtataattgtattttacttacaaaaagcttacatgcatgttaattaatgagtataataaggtatatatagcaaatataaataattatttatttaaatctttcaaaataacattataagagtttattggaatcaaaaaaactgaaaaaaaatccgtgccaaagcgtggcagtaggaggtcgtgcatatctgtcggcacgcaagcggaccacgtgtcggcacgcaagcggggccgtgccgtaccgtgccagggccGTGCCGCCACGCccctgtgccacggcactttaaaccttggcttacatgcatgttaattaatgaatataataagctatacatagcaaaaattaataataatttgtctaaatctttcaaaataacattataaaagcctgttggaaccaaaaaaacttaaataaatctgtaccaaagcgtgccagtaggaggtcgtgcgtatctgtcggcacgcaagcgtgccacgtgtcggcacgcaagcgtgcccatgccgtaccgtgccaaggaCGTAACGGCACgctcccgtgccacggcactttaaaccttgcatcgaacaaaaaattttatgtttgtttAGAAGACtaaaaatgctaataaaatttaaatttaaatttatttaaaccaACATTGTCAAGTAAATCTTATATCTACAGATGACAATATGCCATATGATCTATTGCGATGATCTATGTGGAAGTAAAcagtcatctctatgtaaatatgtaaatttaaataattattgcatttgtgaattttattattgtatttaaatGTCTATTCTCTATCACAAATAGTTTTacattacatacaaaaaagcttacCAGTATTTAATTGATGAATATAGTAaactatatatagcaaatattcataattatttgactaaaatctctcaaaataatattataagaatttattgaaacaaaaaaaactaaaataagtccaTGCCAAAGCGTGCCAATAGGGAGTTATGCCTATCTATCAGCACGCAAGCATACCACGTGTCAACACACAAACGTGCTTGTGCCATACTGTGCCAAGCAGTGAGCGGCACGCCTCCGTACCACGGCACTTCAATCCTTGGTTCCGCCTCTGTCGAAACTATTGTTCCGGCCCATTTCGCTACTTTTTCTCAAACGATTGCTTTCAGTAACCCATTTACCACAATGCACCACAATGGACCCTTGGTCGCCGCATTGATACAAGCTGTTGTCAATTTAGTTTAGACTCAGCAACAAAATTTGTAACAGAATCTCTCTCCTAGTACCGCTGAGTCGAATTCCAGAGTTTGAGAAAAGAGCATCAACGAGTTCAAGATATCTGCTTCTTCACCCTTTTCGGGCACTATAAATCTAGACGAAGCAGAAACTTGGATCAAAGAGATAGAAAAGGCATTTATGGCTATGCAGTAAGGCATTTATGGCTATGCAGTGCACCGATGAGGAGAAGGTTAGATTCGAGGCATGCATGCTTCAAGATAGAGCAAAGAATAGATGGAAAAGCAAGTTGAGAACCCGCGGTAATGATCTAGCAGCTCTTTCATGAAAGGATTTTCAATCAGCATAATATACCAAGAATTTTCCAATGAGTAAACTTCGTCAGCTTGAGGCAATTCCTAGATTTAAAGCAACATTCAATGTTTGTGGAGAAACACGAGGCCGAGTTTGACCGGCTATTCCACTTTGCCCCGAAACTAGTGGATGAAGATGAGTCGCGGGCCAAAAGAATCAAGAAAAGGCTAAACAGACATATTCGCACTTGCCTCGCACCACTGCACTTAAAGACATAAGGATGTCGTTTCTAGTTGGGAATATAAGAGGTTATGCACacataataataactgggcttaagcattttaagatggtggtttgggcccaacaaattattattagtgGTTCTGGTTGTTACATTTCGTATCAGAGCCAAGTAccagctggaagtgtgagaactaagtatTGATGCTACACCAtagatttggtgggagccacctcttgaaccggTAATTTTGGTCTATATGTTTATGATCGGGTTTGGACCTGACGACGACATCAGGGTCTAAATAAGAAGAGATTCTAATTAGGAATATTAGAACCTATGCACCCTAATAATAATCGCTACGCTAAAGCATTTTGAGCCAGtgatttgggcccaacgagttattattgctagcaacTCGAGTCGTCACATCTGATTGTTCGATCTTCACTGCTCGATTAGTTGCAGATTTCCCTACTTAAAAACTAAATGGTTGGACGAAAAGCAAGAGATGCATAATGGATGAAGATATGGTTCATACGCGCATTAATGTCACAGGTGTAAGTAATAATTTTTCAGAATGTACATCAAACTAACTGAAGTTTATgtactaaaactaaaaaaatttgtagaggGTTGTAATAATAGAGGtactaatatataattttggttGTTTGAATTAATAAAGTTGCCATTTTATTTGCCAAAACTTGACCTTTTTGGTCTCTGGAACCTATTTTACGCTAATGTGGTTCGAGAGAAAGCCGTGTTGGAACTTTCCACTGAAAACGAGTAATCGTGGTGCATTTAAGACGCAACTGAAACTTTCATAAAACTAACCTCTTTTCCTTCAATTTATAAATTCATGTGAATTTTTTCGAATATCTTAAAAACGAAGGATGTGGTTGCGAGTACACTCACTGATCGAATTTCCAACGAAAACGGAGTTTTGAGTGCGAAGAAATGGGCTTCCGAAGTTGACTAATCACGCCCAATTTTTGGCTGCGGGCTGAGCCCAGTTGCTCGGGGGTTTTGTTTCGCAAATATCACGTGAGAGATAGGGTTTTATGCAAATTATAAGCGAGGGGACCTTGTTTGCAATAGTATTAGCATCGGAGACCATCGTGAAATTGTCGCAACCCCCAACTTGAAATCAATAATGGATCTTTCCATCCacttgatctctctctctctctccacatgCAATCTCTGCGATTTCTCTCTATCCACGTGAATTTCCCCTGTATGTTTCTCTCTAGATCGTGTGATCACTCTTTATGGAGACAAATCTCTCTCTAGTCAGTGAGATCTCTTTCTTTCTAAGTACAAATCTCTCTAGGAATCTTTCTCTATTccgtgatctctctctctctgtatgaTCACTCACTCCCTCTCCTCTCGATCTAGACAGAGCCAAGGAAGGAACCAACCTCAATCCGGACAACTGTGCTCTCCCCTTCCTGATGATGACGCCACACGAGTCTCGACATGTGGACCCTCCGTTCGTGCGTCACACCTAGCGGCCCTATCCCTGGGCCATGCGGATCTCTTCACGGACTACTGTGATTCGTTGAAGTATTCGTGTGTTTGGACGATAACTGGAACCCACTGACTATTTTTTGCGAGCTCTGACCTCAATCCGACATCCATCGACAGTAAACGACCTTTTTCTCGAACTCCCTTCGTCTGCTATTTTGTTCAATGTGCTGATTTTATCATTGTCATTTTGCGAAATCTGACAATTGTCGAATGTTGTTTTGGATCGATCCTCGTAGGATCTAAATGAGGATAGCAACCAGGCTTCTTGTTGGTCTCGTTTACGTGTCGGTAGCCTAACAGCTGCGAATTGTGAAGTCGAAAACCCCTGGGGCTAAGATTAGAGTTTTTGTGGCCCGGAACTAAAAAATTGACCAAACTAAGGTTTTCGAGGCTGATTTCGATAAACCACTAGTTGCGGCTAAGCATGTTTGTGTTTTTGTTGTCTGGATACATCAAAGCGATGGGTCAAGGAGTTCTCTAGGCTAAGCGCGCATGGTGGGCACAAATTGACACCAAATGGGTGTCCAAAGGCTGTAAAAAGGGCAAAAGTAGGATTTTGATAACTCCCTACCGTGTCACTGCCCAGGAATTGGTTATAGTGATCTTGGGCGATTACTCACAGCCCCAAGTCACCTAAATAGTGATTGGGGTGCTGCACGAACTTCTTATCACGTGTGCCGCATGATATCGAAAGACTCTACGATCTGAGGTTTCGAAGTGAGTTTTGGCGCATTGCAAATACTCGTTGCGGTGTATTTTCTATCCCAACTCGTAAAAAATGAGTTGGGAACCCCTAGATTGAACATACTTCATGCGCACATTCCGACACGAGAAAATTGCCCAGAACACCATTTCGAGCCTTTTCAGGCGACACGAACAGCGAAGAACCTTCAACTCATGTGCTGCTAGTTTGGGGCCTATCGTGGCCCTATTATGAGTGGTAAAGACCCTTGGGACAGATCACTCAGTCATCCGCTATACCGGTGCCAAAATCAGCACTTTCAAGACTTACCAGATGGAAAATGGTCACATCGATGCACTAATGGTGCATTTAAACTTGAGGAGTTTCGGAGGGTCCTTGTGGTCATAACCAACAGCATGATGACTTGCTTAGAGCCGCTAGTTCCTACGCCAAAGTCAGCGCAAATCGAAACCCAATACATAGTTAGGACTCAAATTTCTCGTTTCGTGCACTATTCGTGGACTGTCCTGACACATATTTACGTGCACTTTTGGGCAGTGAAGTCTTTTGTTGTATTAGAGTCAGCAGGTATTCGGAGTTATATTACAGCAATCAGGTGGGATCTCGTAGGCCATACTTCGGAATGGACTGTTCCAAATGtgtttttttagagagagtGTTGGGAAGTTGGTTTTGACACTTTGTGTGTTGGTTAGGTCTATATGGCCATGGACTTGTGACAAGTCGAGGACTCGATTTACTACTGAGCTAGGTGAGTAGGTGAGTGCTTCGATTCCAATGTTGGTATAGTTTTACTAGTTTGGTCTTTCCTTATTCCacctgatttttttttgcatattagCATGTTGAGTATATTTTTGTACCTATTTCACTACCTACTATCGAGTTTATGCATTTTGATACTATCGTGATGACTCTGGTTCTTGGCTATAATACGTTAAGTACCAAACAGGTTCACTGGTTTATAAGCAATCCGACACTATTCTCATGTTCGGACTTTGAGGTGGACAGGATTAACTGAATATGGTCGAGCTGGTCAATCCCGCTCCAACAAGATTAACGAACCTCGATGACTCTCGATCCCACTGCTCTCTCCCTGCTTGTCGCCTTGTCCCATCCATGGAAAAACAAATCCTTATAACCTAGAAAAGTCTAAGTTaaaaaacaatttaaattttgagtataTTTTTGCAAACTTGAATGCAAATATTGAATTCAAAtacaaagtttaaatttcaatttatattttgaatttaaatagtaaattcaaatttatattttgaactcaaattttcatttagatttaaattttgaattcaaaattcaaattgttattcagattttaaatttaaaattaatatttacattcaaatttagattttgaatttaaatttaaatttaaatttaaatcttaattttgaaTAGCAGTAGATATTCAGGGTTTagagaattcaaattttaattataattcaaatttataattaaatttttaaatttaaatttaagattgattttttaatgcaaatttgatgtttaattttaaatgcagattttgaattccaaattaaatattttaattcgatttaaaaattaaattttgatttttgattttactttcAACTTTGCATTTTTATTCAATAATCCAATTCTTAGTGTTATCCTAGAAACACCAAACACCGGAttggattatatttttctaatctaGTCCCAATACGAATCCTATCCGCTCCTCTCTCATTATTCTATCCAGTCCAATCCTATataccaaacatgcccttaaggACATGATGCTCGTAATGAAAGTGATTAACACAATTCAAGAAtggaaaattaaatataaaataataatctaatattTTGGTTATTCTATTTACGTTTTAGAAAGTGGTAAAACCCATAGTTAGtagaagtaaaataaaattcaatttaaattgtgTCTATTATTTAGGTTTATGGAGTTAGttgagatgaaaaaaaatatcttatattGGGAAAATATGATCAGATTGTTAGCATCATTGGGGCCAAAAACTTTGAAGTTTGGATAATTAATTGGTTAAAAAAGGCTATTATAGTTAGCTATCTTAGATAAGCTTATGCAATACATAATAGTTATCCACTTTGaatgagttgaattttttacGATAGGTATTACCTAGTTGTCCCCCATCCTCGCAATCTATAATAGTTATCTAGCCTTTATTTGTACTCAAGTCGaaagagttaaattttaaaaattaggttttacttAATTGTCTCCTTGCCCTCTCCTCTGTTTGTTCCGTACTGGTTGTTCTTCTCACTTCCCTCTTCTCTTTCTAGGCCTTCtcctctcttccctcttctctctctaggcttGGATTGAGCAAGCTCCCCATATCCTTTCTCTTTTATcacttattttgattttcttttaattttaaagcatCTTAGGTTTTTGTATGAAACTTTGGGCTGCATCAATGTAGTGATGCACACACTTTCTGTAGAAGTTCCCAAATTTTTCACCACAAATTTTTTAGGTTATTAGACCCCCAAAAATCAAATTGACCAGGGCAACTAAAAAAAGGCAATCTTGTCCCTCTTAGGACATCTTTATAGAAGCCTTtagaatatattaaattatcattttcttttttccttatgGCAGCGATTGTCCTCAATCAAGAATATGTATCTAGTTTTATAAGGTTAAGTAGGATGCCAAGTACTAGGTTTTCCTTTCGAACATTTTCTTTGTTAGATGGACATCTCCAATATGCCCTGAATATGTGAAATCCCATAGTTGCATCAGAGACTAGCATGCTAACCTAAGAAGCATTATTAGTTCTTACAAAAAGATTTCACTACAAAATCCTAATATTAACTTCCTAAAAGGCTCAAGTACACCAACtgaaaaatatctttaaaaagGAACATTTTGACTGCAAAGCAGGGAACCTATAAACAATAATTAGATCCATGTCGACCATGCAACTATGTTGAAAAATTTCAATTCTATGGAGTAAAGTAAACCCGGACAAACTAACTTTATTAAATGGTAACAGCTCCtagataaaaagatatatataaagtatgATCGACCATTATAGGCAACCTGGTGTGCTATTCAATATTACAACAAAACATTGGAAACTATAGTCGGCAGTATTAAAGAAAAAGCAATCTGAATTACATTTCTATGATTAAAGTTCAGCTTCGCGTCTAACACAGATAATCATCAGGTGAAAATAGACCTACCTTCAAGTGTGCATTATGCCGCTTTCCTGCCCTCCACCGACGGATCTGCCCATCATTCATAGTcctaaatctgaatttgaaggaCCTAACCGAAGGAAAAGAAACTTAATAATGCCAATAGCAACTTTTGAAATACACCAACAGCAACAGAACGAAATCATAAACCTACGAGGGAGCCTTTAGCTTGTATTTCTTCACTTTGGAAATGGTCGGTGTTATCGGAGCTCTCGATCTATCTTTAGCGGCATAATTCCGCACTTGCGTCACCTAAATCCCCATCAATAAAAGATCTAAAAGAATCATGGCTACAATTAACAAGAAAATTAACGAACCATTCATCAACAGAAATCAGATACTAAAGAAAAATCCATCCAACGAACCAATCAGTAGAGACTTCACGAACGAGAACCTTAACACCATAAAACCGTACCCTAACCCAGACAATGGTAAGTTGATGGCAAAGGAAACGGGGAGAAGCAAAGAAATTACCGGGAGATGAAGCGAGGTAGTAGAAAACCCTAAACCGAGACGGTGGGGGCGAAGCGCCggggaggggagggagaggCCGCTGGAGGAGAAAAGGGACCTGAAGATGGATCCATTCGCGGGGAATGCCACTGAGCGGAGGCGGCTGGGGAAGTCAGCGGAGGCGGCAAGGcgggaagaagagaggaagaaatgGCGGCCGAGTCTGGAACCCCATTGCTGCATCGCCTTAAGCGCAAACAAATAAAAAGGGTTCACGCGTTCCAAATGTTCTTTTTTGAGACTTCTGATCGAGGAGATGGGATCGAGCAGGGACAAATGAAGCGAAGGGATGAAAGCAAGAGCATCCTTACAAAGAGAGTTGTTGGAGAGAGGCTTCACCCGTCAGTAGGGCGGGTAAATGagtgagccggctcgtgttctacttgtgttcagctcgatattcggctcgctcgagttcggcttaaattaatttcaagcaagtttgagcctaaatttaagctcgaaattaataTCAAgctagaaaagtaaaaaaaatgcataGAAATAGAAAAATGGTCTTCTGTTCGCTGAAAAAAAACCTCTCTTTCAGGCGTTACTCGCCTATTTATACTCCGGCATTATTGTTTGGTTATGTACACATCCCTGATTTCATGGGCCACTACAAGCCGATCCTAACCGCTGAAACCGCTTGCGGTTATGTTGTGATTGTCTTTATGCTCCCGGCGTACCACATATCATTTAACCCTAGCTTTTAGGATTCCTGGCTGAGCCGTGCACCGATCTGCTACATGGCGTTTCATTATTGGCTCTAACTATTACCCCCTCGACAGCTCCCGAACAGATGGTTCGGTAGCTAGCGTAATCTCTTCCGAAGGAGCGGATTTCAAAATCATTATTTCAAATTGCCTTGTACCGTCTTTCTCTCAGCCGTCCTTTCGCTTTCGACTGCCACAATCTCCCAGACATTCCTTTTTATCTCTTATGCGACATTTCTTAGGTCATTTATTGCCGCCGTCTCGTCATCATTAAAGCCGTTTCAGGAATTCCATCCaacgaccctttttttttttgtctcttttgttttctttttccctacgcttctcattttctctctttttccttgcttttttttctccttccttcGTTCTTTCTTCTTTCGTCTCCTCTAATGGCTCCgtttccttctcttccttcttctccatctctcGATTATACATTACTTTGACAATTCGTTCCGTCAAACCCTTCTCGATTTATTTTAGGTCCTTCGTTTACAGATGAACCCTATGCCTAAGGATTTTTCTTTCTCAAGTGAGGGTATTCCTTTAATGGCTGATGCCATTCATCTCCACTCTTGGTTTGCTTCAACTTCGACGGGAAAATGTCTCCGAACTTGGCCGAGTGTTTCGAAAGCATATCTTGCCTGGTTGGATCGGGTGGAAGCGTCGTATGCTGATCTCTGGCGCGAGATTGGGATTTATGATGCCATTCAATTATCTCAAACACCTCCCATAGCCAATAACCTTCTTTTGGCTGTGCCTGTCTGTTTTCTGGTCCCTTGTTCCCAACACCTTCTTTTTTAGAGCGGGGCCCTTTACTCCTACTCTCCTTGATGTCGCAGCGATCGTAGGTTTACGCCCTCATGGCATTACCCTTTCAATGGCCTACAATCCTGACGGCATGATCAATTTTGAGGCCCATCTTGATTTAGCTGATCTAGCTTATACCAAGTTTATCTATCGATTCGCAGGTCAATCCCCTGCTCCGGTTACTAGGAAGGAACATACAACATTCCTTCTCTACTGGTTGTGTCATAATCTCTTATGTACTCGTTCACAGAAGATAAATCGAGATTTTGTTCCAATCGTCGTAGGTTTAGCTAACAGCAAAAAATTAGCCTTGGGTGTATATTTTCTTGCcttcgtatacagagaaaattttgattcaatCAAATCATTGTCATCCAGAGAGGGTTTAGCAATTGGTTCTGGTTGTGGTATTCTCTGGTTTTTGCAGATGtgtttgcaaatttattttccttctctgTGCCGAACCCCTTTAGATATAGATTCGACTCCTCATTCGATACTTATGGGTTGGCTCTCGACTGTCTAAAGCCTATATCCTCAGGCCACCCATATAAATTCGGCAATTATTTCAAAGTTTGTTATGAATCGTGTCCTCATCACCTTATCTCGTGGTCCCCATTTGCAGAATGCGTCACTGGTCCACCTTGGCTTCTTACTCGATATGAAACCATCCAGGGTAAACTAGCCACTTCTCGGTCCAGTGAATATTCAGGTGTTTGGTTTTTTTACTAACTG
It encodes the following:
- the LOC109715750 gene encoding uncharacterized protein LOC109715750: MQQWGSRLGRHFFLSSSRLAASADFPSRLRSVAFPANGSIFRSLFSSSGLSLPSPALRPHRLGLGFSTTSLHLPVTQVRNYAAKDRSRAPITPTISKVKKYKLKAPSSFKFRFRTMNDGQIRRWRAGKRHNAHLKTKKAKRRLRKPAVVHAAYAKVIKKLNFCG